The Rhodococcus rhodochrous DNA window CAGCATCTGCGGTTCTCGTCGTACTTCGGTAAGCCGACGCCCGCGCACCCGCTGTTCGACTCGACTCCGGACCCGGACTACCCGACGATCTACCCGATCTTCCGCGACCGGTTCAAGGCGCGCATCGCGAACAGCAGCGGTTACGACAAAGTACGCTGGCACGCCGATGTCACTGCGGCGGTCAACCCGCCGTTCGCGTCGATCCTGCGTGCCGAGACCCTCCCGCCCTACGGCGGCGACACCCAGTGGTCGAACGCGGTGGCGGCGTACAACGGTCTGTCGGCGCCTGTCCAGCGACTCGCCGACGAGCTGCGCGCGGTGCACCGCTTCACCCCGGGTGACGGTGCGAAGCCGACCGAGGACTACCTGCGCCGCGTCGAACGTCGCCCCCTGGTGAGCGAACATCCGGTAGTGCGGCTGCACCCGGAGACGGGGGAGAAGGCACTGTACGTCAATCCGGGCTTCACGCAGTACATCTCGGGGGTCTCGCCGCACGAGAGCCGGCGTCTGCTCGGGTTGTTCTTCGAGGAACTCGGCCGTCCCGAGTACACGGTCCGCTTCAAGTGGGAGCCGGGATCGATCGCATT harbors:
- a CDS encoding TauD/TfdA dioxygenase family protein, coding for MTQAATRLDVIPQSGHAGAEIRGVDLTRELAEDEIGTIRDALLKWKVVFFRDQFLDHDQHLRFSSYFGKPTPAHPLFDSTPDPDYPTIYPIFRDRFKARIANSSGYDKVRWHADVTAAVNPPFASILRAETLPPYGGDTQWSNAVAAYNGLSAPVQRLADELRAVHRFTPGDGAKPTEDYLRRVERRPLVSEHPVVRLHPETGEKALYVNPGFTQYISGVSPHESRRLLGLFFEELGRPEYTVRFKWEPGSIAFWDNRSAVHLAPSDLVTEHDRRLYRITLEGDVPVGPDGRESVALEGEPFEAV